A window from Brucella sp. BE17 encodes these proteins:
- a CDS encoding IS5 family transposase (programmed frameshift): MSELLLFSEVQMRGIEPYFPLSHGIPRVDDRLILSGIIFVLRNGLRWRDAPREYGPHKTIYNRFIRWSRLGVFNRILAELTAKRGKLEQLMIDATHLKAHRTAASLLKKGMFPRRIGRTKGGLNSKLHAVCDDHGRPLILLLSEGQMSDYKGAAKMLPAFPKAKSLLADKGYDADWFRDALAARKITACIPSRANRKLAIPYDPVLYKKRHKIENMFGKLKDWRRIHTRYDPCAHAFFSSICFAAAVIFWLGFNES; this comes from the exons ATGAGTGAGTTACTGTTGTTTTCAGAGGTGCAGATGCGCGGCATCGAACCGTATTTTCCGCTGTCGCACGGCATTCCGCGCGTTGATGACCGTCTAATTTTGAGTGGCATCATCTTTGTTTTGCGCAATGGGCTGCGTTGGCGTGACGCACCGAGAGAATACGGTCCACACAAGACGATCTATAACCGTTTCATCCGGTGGAGTAGGCTGGGCGTGTTCAACCGCATTCTTGCCGAACTGACCGCCAAACGCGGTAAGCTCGAACAACTGATGATCGACGCCACCCACTTGAAAGCCCACCGTACCGCAGCCAGTCTGCTAAAAAAGGGGATGT TTCCCAGACGTATTGGGCGGACCAAAGGCGGGCTGAACTCTAAGCTGCATGCCGTCTGCGATGATCACGGTCGACCACTCATCCTGCTTCTGAGCGAAGGGCAGATGAGCGATTATAAAGGAGCGGCAAAGATGCTTCCCGCGTTTCCCAAGGCCAAATCCTTGTTGGCTGACAAGGGGTATGACGCCGACTGGTTTCGAGACGCCTTGGCAGCCCGTAAGATTACCGCGTGCATTCCATCTCGGGCAAACCGCAAACTCGCCATCCCGTATGACCCGGTGCTCTATAAAAAGCGCCACAAAATCGAAAACATGTTCGGCAAGCTTAAGGACTGGAGGAGAATTCATACACGATACGACCCATGCGCCCACGCATTCTTCTCAAGCATATGCTTCGCTGCAGCCGTGATCTTCTGGCTTGGATTTAACGAGTCCTGA
- the pdxY gene encoding pyridoxal kinase produces MTTSVISIQSQVVHGHVGNSATMLLMQAHGLSVAAVPTTLLSNHPGFETMRGRVLESELVGDLLRGVEERGLIETSRYIVSGYLGSRANGDVVAAFVRRARQINPDITYICDPVMGDSTLWVFVAHQVVECICSELVPLADLLTPNQFEIGLITQSQPANWPQIEAAAMKIQAQRGARLVVTGFTLGDTPNGSLENVVFDGKSCTRLTSPRLPIVPVGTGDLYTGLLTAKLTQGHSLVEAARSVTATVLEILARTVAEDAHEMQLASVVDLLCPKQAEKPQ; encoded by the coding sequence ATGACTACATCCGTCATCTCGATCCAGAGCCAGGTCGTGCATGGGCATGTCGGCAACAGCGCAACCATGCTGCTCATGCAGGCGCACGGGCTGAGTGTGGCGGCGGTGCCGACGACCTTGCTGTCAAACCATCCCGGTTTTGAAACCATGCGCGGGCGTGTCCTCGAATCCGAGCTTGTCGGCGATTTGCTGCGCGGCGTCGAGGAACGCGGGCTGATCGAGACGAGCCGCTATATCGTTTCCGGTTATCTCGGCTCCCGTGCGAATGGGGATGTGGTCGCGGCCTTCGTGCGGCGCGCACGCCAGATCAATCCGGACATCACCTATATCTGTGACCCGGTGATGGGCGATTCCACTCTTTGGGTATTCGTCGCCCATCAGGTGGTCGAGTGTATTTGCAGCGAACTTGTGCCGCTAGCCGATCTGCTGACGCCCAATCAGTTCGAGATCGGGCTGATAACGCAAAGCCAGCCTGCGAACTGGCCGCAGATCGAGGCGGCGGCGATGAAAATCCAGGCGCAGCGCGGCGCAAGATTGGTCGTCACCGGCTTCACCCTGGGCGACACCCCGAACGGTTCCCTTGAGAACGTCGTATTCGACGGCAAATCCTGCACGCGGCTGACATCGCCGCGCCTGCCCATCGTTCCGGTCGGCACCGGCGACCTCTACACGGGCCTGCTGACCGCCAAGCTCACACAAGGCCACTCACTGGTCGAGGCCGCCCGCAGCGTCACCGCTACCGTTCTCGAAATCCTCGCCCGAACCGTGGCGGAAGATGCCCATGAAATGCAGCTTGCCAGCGTCGTCGATCTGCTTTGCCCGAAGCAGGCAGAGAAACCCCAATGA
- a CDS encoding benzoate/H(+) symporter BenE family transporter, whose amino-acid sequence MPSSSSPTRLNDLTHPIVAGLISVIVNYGGTFILVFQAAKVAGLSPELTASWIWSVSIGVGLTGLFLSWRFREPIITAWSTPAAAFLVTALATTPYAEAVGAYMISAVAFVALGLSGYFEKLIRLIPPVIASGLLAGILLQFGIGAFGGASVDPLLVGLLIVAYVVLKRFSALYAVVGILVLGLVFLLTQGQVDLSGLKLEFAAPVFTVPEFSLNALLSVALPLFLITLTGQYMPGMLVLRNDGFKTSANPIVTVTGLGSLITAPFGSHAFNIAAITAAIATGREAHEDPRKRWIAGIAAGCFYVLVGVFGVTLAAVFMAFPATFITTLAGLALLGTIGGSLAGAMADPASREAALITFLASAANIKLLGIGGAFWGLVIGLVAYMVLNGRLPRRERADLTVNEGAAK is encoded by the coding sequence ATGCCCTCCAGTTCATCGCCCACCCGTCTCAACGATCTGACCCACCCAATCGTGGCGGGGCTGATCTCCGTCATCGTCAACTATGGTGGCACCTTCATTCTGGTCTTTCAGGCCGCGAAAGTTGCGGGGCTTAGCCCGGAATTGACGGCCTCCTGGATCTGGTCGGTTTCGATTGGCGTCGGGTTGACCGGACTGTTCCTGAGCTGGAGGTTTCGCGAACCGATCATCACCGCCTGGTCCACGCCTGCGGCGGCGTTCCTTGTCACCGCATTGGCAACAACGCCCTACGCGGAGGCGGTCGGCGCTTACATGATCTCGGCGGTGGCCTTCGTCGCGCTTGGGCTGTCGGGCTATTTCGAGAAGTTGATCCGGCTGATTCCGCCGGTCATCGCCTCCGGTCTGCTTGCGGGCATTCTGCTGCAATTCGGCATCGGCGCATTCGGTGGTGCAAGCGTCGATCCGCTGCTGGTCGGCCTCCTGATCGTCGCCTATGTCGTGTTGAAGCGCTTCTCCGCCCTCTATGCCGTGGTCGGCATCCTCGTTCTCGGGCTGGTCTTCCTGCTGACGCAGGGCCAGGTCGATCTATCAGGACTGAAACTGGAGTTTGCCGCGCCCGTCTTCACTGTGCCGGAATTTTCGCTGAATGCGCTTCTGTCCGTTGCGCTCCCTCTGTTCCTCATCACGCTGACCGGCCAATACATGCCGGGAATGCTGGTGTTGCGGAATGACGGCTTCAAGACGAGTGCCAATCCCATCGTCACCGTGACGGGCCTCGGTTCCCTCATCACGGCCCCGTTCGGCTCCCATGCCTTCAACATCGCGGCCATCACGGCGGCAATAGCCACCGGTAGGGAAGCCCATGAAGACCCGCGTAAGCGCTGGATCGCGGGTATCGCGGCCGGCTGCTTCTATGTGTTGGTCGGCGTGTTCGGCGTCACGCTCGCCGCCGTCTTCATGGCCTTCCCGGCGACCTTCATCACGACGCTCGCCGGCCTGGCGTTGCTCGGCACTATCGGCGGCAGCCTCGCCGGAGCGATGGCCGATCCGGCTTCGCGCGAAGCGGCGCTCATCACCTTCCTGGCGTCCGCTGCCAATATCAAACTGCTTGGCATCGGCGGTGCGTTCTGGGGGCTGGTGATCGGCCTTGTCGCTTACATGGTTCTGAATGGCCGTCTGCCGCGCCGTGAACGGGCCGACCTGACCGTGAACGAGGGAGCGGCGAAGTGA
- a CDS encoding PLP-dependent aminotransferase family protein, translated as MFKHSQLESVKAWLAHPAHAAMPLHARIQRAIRQLIVDGALGPGKPLPASRALANSLGVSRDTIEAAYAQLHAEGFIDRRVGSGSFVAQITEFTPGRRLSQRDALARNQAPNLSKRGNGMFRSGGVREMLTPRPFAHGVPETRTFPLPLWERLERQVRKEVGAQALHHGDPQGTEPLRRAIADYVNLERGARATADRVLVLTSSQQAMSLCANMLLDPGDRIFIEDPAYYGARKAFDAAGLECLPIRVDRQGIVVEQIKAEPRKAKAVFLTPSHQFPTGATLALDRRLALIEWAARHQAWIVEDDYDSEFHYAGKPTACVQGLDPHDRTIYIGTFTKSLFPGLRIGYVVLPPQLVKPMTVARTLLDGHTAPMAQLTLARFMEGGHFGAHVRTMRGIYAERLEVLVGLVNKHLSDFVEPRAPIGGLQMPCLLTGDLSERTAIDAARRVGIELLGLSALHASGEARAGFLMGFAAYTPAEIEVAVKKLANALRAISKP; from the coding sequence TTGTTCAAGCACTCCCAACTCGAATCCGTGAAGGCATGGCTTGCCCATCCCGCCCATGCGGCGATGCCGCTTCATGCGCGGATTCAGCGGGCGATCCGGCAACTGATCGTCGATGGCGCACTTGGGCCGGGCAAACCGCTCCCGGCGTCGCGTGCGCTCGCAAATTCGTTGGGGGTGTCACGCGACACGATTGAAGCCGCTTACGCGCAGCTTCATGCCGAGGGGTTCATCGACCGCCGTGTCGGCAGCGGCAGTTTCGTCGCGCAGATCACAGAGTTCACGCCCGGCCGCCGTCTTTCCCAGCGTGACGCGCTCGCGCGTAACCAGGCTCCGAACCTCAGCAAGCGCGGCAACGGCATGTTCCGCAGCGGCGGGGTGCGCGAGATGCTGACCCCGCGCCCCTTTGCGCATGGCGTGCCGGAAACCCGGACATTTCCGCTTCCGCTCTGGGAGAGGCTGGAACGGCAGGTGCGCAAGGAGGTCGGCGCGCAGGCCCTCCATCACGGCGATCCGCAGGGAACCGAGCCGCTGCGCCGCGCCATTGCCGACTATGTGAACCTTGAGCGCGGTGCGCGCGCCACCGCCGACCGCGTATTAGTGCTGACCAGTTCGCAGCAAGCCATGTCGCTCTGCGCCAATATGCTGCTCGATCCCGGTGATCGGATCTTTATCGAAGACCCGGCCTATTACGGCGCGCGCAAAGCCTTCGATGCGGCAGGATTGGAGTGTTTGCCGATCCGCGTTGACCGACAGGGCATCGTGGTCGAGCAGATCAAGGCCGAACCACGAAAGGCGAAGGCCGTCTTCCTCACGCCTTCGCATCAATTCCCGACCGGCGCGACGCTGGCGCTGGATCGCCGGCTCGCCCTGATCGAATGGGCCGCCCGGCATCAGGCCTGGATTGTCGAGGACGATTACGACAGCGAGTTTCACTATGCGGGCAAGCCGACAGCTTGCGTGCAGGGCCTCGATCCGCATGATCGCACCATCTATATTGGCACCTTCACCAAGTCGCTCTTTCCGGGCTTGCGGATTGGCTATGTCGTATTGCCACCGCAACTGGTGAAGCCGATGACCGTGGCGCGCACGCTGCTGGACGGTCACACGGCGCCCATGGCGCAACTGACACTGGCCCGCTTTATGGAAGGCGGGCATTTCGGCGCGCATGTCCGCACCATGCGCGGCATCTATGCCGAACGGCTCGAAGTGCTCGTCGGGCTGGTCAACAAGCACCTCTCGGATTTCGTCGAACCGCGCGCTCCCATCGGCGGGCTGCAAATGCCCTGCTTGCTGACAGGCGATCTATCCGAGCGCACCGCCATCGACGCGGCGCGACGTGTCGGGATCGAACTTCTCGGACTGTCGGCGCTGCACGCATCAGGCGAAGCCAGGGCCGGTTTCCTGATGGGCTTTGCCGCCTATACGCCGGCCGAGATCGAGGTTGCGGTCAAGAAGCTCGCAAATGCGCTCCGGGCGATATCGAAACCATAG
- the glyA gene encoding serine hydroxymethyltransferase, protein MQTSAAPHAVHNVKKAGVSAAGLSVADNAVATAIVSETIRQRESIELIASENFVSQAVLDAQGSVLTNKYAEGYPHRRYYGGCANVDVVEDLAIERLNRLFGSTYANVQQHSGSQANQSVFLALLNPGDTILGLDLKAGGHLTHGAAVNMSGRWFHVVSYGVDPETHLIDMDQVAALARQHRPRLMIAGGSAYPRVMDFARFRQIANDVGAILLVDMAHFAGLVAGGVYPSPVPFADVVTSTTHKTLRGPRGGFVLTNDAEIAKKINPAVFPGLQGGPLMHVIAAKAVAFGEALEPSFQTYARAVVENCQALAQALADGGLKITSGGTDCHLAVVDLRPIGVTGNIAEKALESVGITLNKNAIPNDPEKPMVTSGIRVGSAAGTSRGFGVEEYRQIAAFMLDTLEAVRSGTLDARRPEINGQVRQLVARFPLPY, encoded by the coding sequence ATGCAAACATCGGCCGCGCCGCACGCCGTCCATAATGTCAAAAAAGCAGGTGTGAGCGCAGCCGGGTTGTCCGTCGCCGATAACGCCGTTGCCACCGCAATCGTCAGCGAAACGATCCGGCAGCGCGAATCCATCGAACTGATCGCCTCGGAGAATTTCGTGAGCCAGGCCGTGCTTGATGCGCAAGGGTCGGTGCTCACCAACAAATATGCCGAAGGCTATCCGCATCGCCGCTATTATGGTGGTTGCGCCAATGTCGATGTCGTCGAGGATTTGGCGATTGAGCGGCTGAACAGGCTGTTCGGCAGCACCTACGCCAATGTGCAGCAGCATTCGGGCAGTCAGGCCAACCAGTCGGTTTTCCTCGCGCTGCTCAACCCCGGCGATACGATCCTCGGACTCGACCTCAAGGCGGGTGGGCATCTTACCCATGGAGCTGCGGTAAACATGTCGGGCCGCTGGTTCCACGTCGTCAGCTATGGCGTGGACCCCGAAACCCATCTCATCGACATGGATCAGGTTGCCGCACTTGCCCGTCAGCATCGCCCCAGGCTGATGATTGCCGGCGGCTCGGCCTATCCGCGCGTCATGGACTTTGCGCGCTTCCGCCAGATCGCCAATGACGTCGGCGCGATCCTGCTGGTCGATATGGCGCACTTCGCCGGCCTCGTAGCTGGCGGCGTCTATCCGTCGCCCGTTCCCTTTGCCGATGTCGTCACCTCGACCACGCACAAGACCTTGCGCGGACCACGCGGCGGGTTCGTCCTGACCAATGACGCGGAGATCGCGAAGAAGATCAATCCGGCGGTCTTTCCCGGTCTGCAAGGTGGTCCGCTCATGCACGTCATCGCCGCGAAAGCCGTGGCGTTCGGCGAGGCGCTGGAACCCTCATTCCAGACCTATGCGCGGGCGGTGGTCGAGAACTGTCAGGCGCTGGCGCAGGCTCTTGCTGATGGCGGGTTGAAGATCACCTCCGGCGGAACGGATTGCCATCTGGCCGTGGTCGATCTTCGTCCCATCGGCGTAACAGGCAATATCGCCGAGAAGGCATTGGAATCTGTCGGCATCACACTCAACAAGAACGCCATTCCCAACGACCCGGAAAAGCCGATGGTCACATCAGGCATCCGTGTCGGCAGCGCCGCCGGGACATCGCGTGGCTTTGGTGTCGAGGAATATCGCCAGATTGCCGCATTCATGCTCGACACTCTTGAAGCTGTCCGTAGCGGAACGCTCGATGCCCGCCGGCCGGAGATCAATGGCCAAGTGCGCCAACTCGTCGCGCGTTTCCCGTTGCCCTATTGA
- a CDS encoding YggS family pyridoxal phosphate-dependent enzyme has protein sequence MNTQSKIDLSPEDIARFGNDPATTFAANLKAVQARIAAACHRCGRPADDVRLLPVTKTVPAHVLRLAHTAGISDFGENKLQEARDKQASLSDLPIRWSIIGHLQTNKVKYLVRLATEFNALDSFRLAEELNHRLDALNRDLNVFVQVNTSGEESKYGLHPDDLMPFAARLSEYPRLKPCGLMTLAIFSSDHERVRACFRLLRDLRDRAVATHAGLTQLSMGMSGHFEIAIEKGANVVRVGQAIFGARPTGNAYYWPGFGEA, from the coding sequence ATGAACACACAATCTAAGATCGACCTTTCGCCAGAGGACATCGCTCGCTTCGGCAACGATCCCGCCACGACATTCGCGGCGAACCTGAAAGCCGTGCAGGCGCGTATCGCGGCTGCCTGCCACCGCTGCGGGCGGCCCGCTGACGACGTGCGCCTTCTTCCCGTCACCAAGACGGTCCCGGCTCACGTCTTGCGGCTCGCCCATACTGCCGGAATTTCTGATTTCGGGGAAAACAAGCTCCAGGAGGCTCGCGACAAGCAGGCAAGCTTGAGCGATTTGCCGATCCGCTGGAGCATCATCGGCCACCTCCAGACCAACAAGGTGAAATATCTGGTCCGGCTGGCAACGGAGTTTAATGCACTCGACAGCTTCCGGCTGGCAGAGGAACTGAATCACCGGCTCGATGCCCTCAATCGCGATCTCAACGTGTTCGTGCAGGTGAACACGTCCGGCGAGGAAAGCAAATATGGTCTGCATCCCGACGATCTTATGCCTTTTGCCGCGCGCCTGTCCGAATATCCCCGGCTCAAGCCGTGTGGTCTGATGACGCTGGCGATCTTCAGCTCCGATCACGAGCGGGTGCGCGCCTGCTTTCGCCTGCTGCGCGATCTGCGGGATCGCGCCGTGGCAACTCATGCCGGCCTGACGCAGCTATCCATGGGCATGTCGGGGCATTTCGAGATCGCCATCGAGAAGGGCGCGAACGTCGTGCGGGTTGGCCAGGCCATCTTCGGTGCGCGGCCGACCGGCAATGCCTACTATTGGCCCGGTTTCGGTGAAGCGTGA
- a CDS encoding substrate binding domain-containing protein, whose translation MLAAPSYLSARGVPNTPADLAQHDCIVQHDSLGSESWRFGRNKTVTSVDVTARLWINSAAGVLAATVAGQGISLGTRVMAGDELRTGQLTQLLEAYKLEPAEVYAVFPAGQRPSAKVRAIVDHLAVAVEDLG comes from the coding sequence GTGCTTGCAGCACCTTCTTATCTATCAGCTCGCGGCGTGCCCAATACGCCAGCCGACCTCGCCCAGCATGACTGCATCGTTCAACATGACTCTTTGGGTAGCGAAAGCTGGCGTTTCGGACGCAACAAGACAGTGACCTCAGTCGACGTCACTGCAAGGCTTTGGATCAACTCTGCCGCGGGCGTTCTGGCGGCCACAGTAGCGGGTCAAGGCATCTCACTTGGTACTCGTGTAATGGCCGGCGATGAACTGCGCACCGGCCAACTTACACAATTACTCGAAGCATATAAGCTCGAACCGGCTGAAGTTTACGCAGTCTTCCCGGCCGGTCAGAGGCCTTCAGCAAAAGTGCGAGCCATCGTCGATCATCTCGCCGTTGCTGTAGAAGACCTCGGTTGA
- a CDS encoding LysR family transcriptional regulator — translation MSDRWQEMMVFVRVAESGSLSRAGRELRLSQQSVTRIIGALEERLGTKLLLPTTRSLSLTDAGALYLERAKHVLAELEEAEQATRGLDSLHGVLRLAIPLMYGTRAIIPALTPFLSRHPDLKVELVMTDARKNLITDGVDLAIRINVGQLDDSSFGAQARHCRTAGACSTFLSISSRRAQYASRPRPA, via the coding sequence ATGAGTGATCGCTGGCAGGAGATGATGGTTTTCGTCCGCGTGGCGGAGAGTGGAAGCCTTTCACGAGCGGGACGCGAGCTGAGGCTTTCACAGCAATCGGTGACGCGGATCATCGGCGCTCTTGAAGAGCGGCTGGGCACGAAGCTTCTGCTGCCCACTACGCGCAGCCTCTCGCTCACCGATGCGGGTGCCCTCTATCTGGAGCGCGCAAAACACGTGCTCGCGGAATTGGAAGAGGCCGAGCAAGCGACCCGCGGCTTGGATTCCCTCCACGGCGTGCTGCGTCTCGCCATACCGCTAATGTATGGCACTCGCGCGATCATTCCGGCGCTGACACCTTTCCTCTCGCGACATCCCGACCTGAAGGTCGAGTTGGTCATGACTGACGCGCGAAAGAACCTCATCACTGACGGTGTCGATCTGGCCATCCGCATCAATGTCGGGCAACTGGACGACTCTTCTTTCGGCGCGCAAGCTCGCCACTGTAGAACGGCTGGTGCTTGCAGCACCTTCTTATCTATCAGCTCGCGGCGTGCCCAATACGCCAGCCGACCTCGCCCAGCATGA
- a CDS encoding glutathione S-transferase family protein, whose translation MSNKIYGDPGSGSLRRVTSAAAIMGIPIERIQVDLFKGESHAPEFLKNLNPHGLTPVMVDGDVTLYESSAINIYLAEKVGSELLGVTPEERREVLQWMFWSGEQWRVFFVLTFDERIGKRILGQPEDKAIVDLAAAKIRAAAAVLDAHLADRRFIVGDHLTLADIDIAAPFSQTHRTKAPVDEFPNLVAWHQRILETVPAWAETKREVDHRIDSALEAAGITL comes from the coding sequence ATGTCGAACAAAATCTATGGCGACCCGGGTTCGGGAAGTCTGCGCCGTGTCACCTCCGCTGCTGCGATCATGGGCATTCCTATCGAGCGCATACAGGTCGATCTCTTCAAGGGCGAGAGCCACGCGCCAGAGTTCCTGAAGAACCTGAACCCACACGGCCTGACGCCGGTGATGGTGGATGGTGATGTTACTCTCTACGAATCCTCAGCGATCAACATCTACCTCGCGGAAAAGGTCGGCAGCGAGCTGCTCGGCGTAACGCCCGAAGAACGGCGCGAAGTGCTGCAATGGATGTTCTGGTCGGGTGAGCAATGGCGGGTCTTCTTCGTGCTCACGTTCGATGAGCGCATCGGCAAGCGCATCCTGGGGCAACCGGAGGACAAGGCGATCGTAGATCTGGCGGCAGCCAAGATCCGCGCGGCAGCCGCCGTGCTGGATGCGCATCTCGCTGACCGGCGCTTCATAGTGGGCGATCATCTGACGCTCGCGGACATCGACATCGCCGCTCCCTTCTCGCAGACCCATCGTACGAAAGCACCCGTCGACGAGTTCCCCAATCTCGTTGCCTGGCACCAGCGCATCCTGGAGACAGTTCCGGCGTGGGCCGAGACGAAGCGCGAGGTCGATCATCGGATCGACAGCGCGCTCGAGGCAGCGGGCATCACCTTGTGA
- a CDS encoding SDR family oxidoreductase gives MIIDLKGRRAIVTGSSSGIGWATAEGLARAGVSVIVNGRSHARVDNAVRQMRVQFPDNDISGIVADLSTADGASAFIAQAPDADILVNNVGTALIRDYKGIGDIAAIPDDDWLGLFQLNVMSGVRLSRHYLPRMVDKGWGRVVFVSSESALNLPKEMLDYGMTKIAQLAVSRGLAEAVAGTGVTVNAVLPGPTRSEILGNFMAEQAEVNGITQEEAEQGFLQALRPTTLIKRFSSTDEVANMIVYACSEQASATSGGALRVDGGIFRFVG, from the coding sequence ATGATTATCGACTTGAAAGGCCGTAGGGCCATTGTAACGGGGTCTTCCTCTGGCATCGGCTGGGCGACGGCAGAGGGGCTGGCACGAGCCGGCGTCTCGGTGATCGTCAACGGCCGGAGCCACGCACGGGTTGACAACGCTGTGCGGCAGATGCGCGTGCAGTTTCCAGACAACGACATTTCCGGGATTGTGGCGGATCTTTCGACTGCTGATGGCGCGAGCGCCTTCATCGCGCAGGCGCCGGACGCTGACATCCTGGTCAACAATGTCGGCACGGCGTTGATCAGGGATTATAAGGGCATCGGCGATATCGCCGCGATTCCGGACGATGACTGGCTCGGCCTGTTCCAGCTCAACGTCATGAGTGGCGTGCGCCTCTCGCGCCATTACCTGCCGCGCATGGTAGACAAGGGTTGGGGTCGAGTGGTCTTCGTCAGCAGCGAATCCGCGCTCAACCTTCCCAAGGAAATGCTGGACTACGGCATGACAAAAATTGCGCAACTCGCGGTCTCCAGGGGGCTTGCAGAGGCCGTCGCCGGCACTGGCGTCACCGTCAACGCCGTGCTGCCGGGGCCGACCCGATCAGAGATCCTTGGGAACTTCATGGCAGAGCAAGCCGAGGTTAATGGCATCACGCAGGAGGAGGCCGAACAGGGTTTCCTCCAAGCGCTCCGCCCGACGACCCTGATTAAACGCTTTTCCAGCACCGATGAAGTTGCCAACATGATCGTCTACGCCTGCTCCGAGCAGGCATCCGCCACCAGCGGCGGCGCTCTCCGCGTAGACGGTGGTATCTTTCGATTTGTGGGATAG
- a CDS encoding FAD-dependent monooxygenase: protein MNERKKILISGASVSGPTLAFWLNKSGHSVTVIERSKTFRTGGQNVDIEGPAQEVIKLMGLEEKINEKNTREKGVEFMGDGDKTVARLPKGAVGSLTTTYEILRGDLAHILYDETRDDCDYRLGTFIRALNQHDDGVCVTFNDGSTEKFDLVVSAEGVGSSTRQLVMEDDIGFRYLGVYAGYFRIPRSPEDKDWAQIHHGKGGSFMLLRPVHDNDTTVLVTFLRKKFDARDTDGVAQRKMLSDALRGAGGAAARILANLDHDPDFHLGPMSQVIAPTWSKGRFVLTGDAAWCPSAYTGQGTPLALIGAYVLAGELRKQPTYTAAFENYEKIMRSFVAGGRTVRPEIIRLFHPRSRLGIGVLRTVEKTLSSAFAQSIFRRFGGGDDKPSDRSPFLPRCEEKP, encoded by the coding sequence ATGAACGAGCGTAAGAAAATCCTGATATCCGGCGCGAGCGTCTCGGGTCCCACACTGGCTTTCTGGCTGAACAAATCTGGGCACAGTGTGACGGTCATCGAACGATCGAAGACATTCCGGACAGGCGGACAGAATGTTGACATTGAGGGTCCCGCACAGGAAGTCATCAAGCTGATGGGCCTCGAAGAAAAGATCAACGAGAAAAACACGCGCGAAAAGGGCGTGGAATTCATGGGTGACGGCGACAAAACAGTAGCGCGGCTGCCGAAGGGCGCCGTCGGTTCTTTGACAACGACCTATGAGATTCTACGCGGCGACCTTGCGCACATTCTCTACGACGAGACCAGGGATGATTGCGACTATCGCCTGGGAACGTTCATCAGGGCGCTGAACCAACATGACGATGGCGTTTGCGTGACGTTCAATGATGGATCGACCGAGAAGTTTGATCTCGTTGTCAGCGCCGAAGGCGTGGGATCCTCTACCCGGCAGCTCGTCATGGAGGACGATATCGGCTTTCGATACCTGGGCGTTTACGCAGGCTACTTCAGAATCCCGAGAAGCCCCGAGGATAAGGATTGGGCGCAAATTCATCACGGCAAGGGCGGCTCCTTTATGCTGCTGCGTCCCGTTCATGATAATGATACGACCGTTCTCGTGACCTTCCTCCGTAAGAAGTTCGATGCGCGCGATACTGATGGTGTTGCACAAAGGAAGATGCTGAGCGATGCCCTGCGGGGCGCCGGTGGCGCAGCCGCTCGTATCCTTGCGAACCTTGATCATGATCCCGACTTTCACCTCGGCCCGATGAGTCAGGTGATCGCACCAACCTGGTCGAAGGGGCGCTTCGTGCTGACTGGCGACGCTGCCTGGTGCCCCTCCGCCTATACGGGGCAAGGAACACCGCTTGCGCTCATCGGGGCGTATGTTCTAGCCGGCGAACTCAGGAAGCAGCCGACGTACACTGCAGCCTTTGAGAATTATGAAAAGATAATGCGGTCGTTTGTTGCGGGTGGCCGCACGGTGCGTCCCGAGATTATCCGCCTTTTCCATCCCAGGTCACGCCTCGGCATCGGAGTCTTGCGGACGGTTGAGAAGACGCTGTCGAGCGCTTTTGCGCAGTCTATCTTCCGGCGCTTTGGCGGCGGCGATGACAAACCATCGGACAGAAGTCCTTTTCTTCCAAGGTGCGAGGAAAAGCCCTGA